The Peribacillus sp. FSL P2-0133 genome has a segment encoding these proteins:
- a CDS encoding phosphotransferase, producing the protein MSNNENEEMLTGGNVSNVYRSGDTVRRELKPESPKVHKLLKHLENKGFSYAPKFLGIDEKGREILSFIEGEAGNHPLKEYMWSDDVLMEIAKMLRLYHDSVSDFSFDDSWQTIDNTPQQFEVLCHNDFAIYNIIFKHERPIGIIDFDVAGPGPKLWDIAYTLYTVVPLSRFNLSETGEKVYYNSLQHANRIKQRVRLFFESYGEGIEEDYLEMVLLRLEGLCKTITRKASEGDIAFQMMIDEGHLEHYQNDIKFIREHGKEWI; encoded by the coding sequence ATGTCAAACAATGAAAACGAAGAAATGCTGACAGGAGGGAATGTCTCTAACGTTTATCGTTCGGGAGATACTGTGCGACGGGAATTAAAGCCAGAAAGTCCTAAAGTTCATAAGCTATTAAAGCATTTAGAGAACAAAGGTTTCAGTTATGCCCCAAAGTTTTTAGGTATTGATGAAAAAGGAAGAGAGATATTATCATTTATTGAAGGAGAAGCTGGTAATCATCCTTTAAAAGAATACATGTGGTCTGATGATGTCTTAATGGAAATAGCGAAAATGCTCCGTCTTTATCATGACTCTGTCAGCGATTTTTCATTTGATGATAGCTGGCAAACGATAGATAACACCCCCCAACAATTTGAGGTACTATGCCATAATGATTTTGCGATATACAACATTATTTTTAAACATGAAAGACCAATAGGTATTATTGATTTCGATGTCGCTGGACCTGGCCCAAAACTTTGGGACATAGCGTACACTCTTTATACTGTTGTCCCCTTAAGTAGATTTAATCTTTCTGAAACAGGTGAGAAAGTTTATTATAATTCATTACAGCACGCTAACCGTATAAAACAAAGAGTTAGATTGTTTTTTGAATCTTACGGTGAGGGAATAGAAGAAGATTATTTGGAAATGGTATTGCTACGATTGGAAGGGTTATGTAAAACAATTACAAGAAAAGCCAGTGAAGGTGACATTGCTTTTCAAATGATGATAGATGAAGGGCATCTTGAACATTATCAAAACGATATTAAATTCATTCGTGAACATGGAAAAGAGTGGATTTAA
- a CDS encoding cytochrome P450, whose product MNNSDQNLPEKSILDVFSGESGESPFPIFVKMRTMGAVIPIPSPISGMDGQAWMVTRMEEAMQVLKDHARFTVDGGSINGNSDIRQKNADPSAPPTFLNAKSMLSVDEPDHRRLRRLVSKAFTPKYMESLRPRVQEIADELLDQVQDKGEMDLVKDYAYPLPINVISHMLGVPQTDQVRIRGWSEAIAHGLGLGRQDPGVAERIRAFGEYIVQLVADKRQHPADDLISQLVAIEEEGDRLDEAELISMISLLIFAGHETTSNLIATGTLMLLDHPEQLEMAKADHSLVPAAVEELLRFNGPATIAGPRFATEDIELAGQQIKKGDMVIPVLKSTNRDELQFTDPEGLDITRTIKRHLAFGHGIHMCLGAPLARVEGDVAFSTLLRRMPNLRLSVPRENVNWHFMLSSQGLTSLPVAF is encoded by the coding sequence ATGAATAATTCAGATCAAAACTTACCAGAGAAATCCATATTGGACGTGTTTAGTGGTGAAAGTGGTGAAAGCCCATTTCCGATATTCGTTAAGATGCGGACAATGGGAGCCGTTATTCCTATCCCGTCTCCGATTAGTGGGATGGATGGCCAAGCATGGATGGTTACGCGTATGGAAGAAGCAATGCAGGTGTTAAAAGATCACGCCCGCTTTACTGTAGACGGGGGCTCCATCAATGGTAATAGTGATATCAGGCAAAAAAATGCTGATCCATCTGCTCCCCCTACCTTCCTTAACGCAAAATCCATGCTTTCTGTCGATGAACCCGATCATCGACGGTTGCGCAGGTTGGTGTCCAAAGCTTTTACGCCCAAATATATGGAAAGCTTACGCCCTCGCGTCCAGGAAATTGCTGACGAATTACTTGACCAGGTACAAGATAAAGGCGAGATGGACCTTGTCAAGGACTATGCCTATCCCTTACCAATCAACGTCATTTCACATATGCTTGGGGTGCCTCAAACAGACCAGGTACGAATTCGGGGCTGGTCTGAGGCCATCGCGCACGGTCTGGGCCTAGGAAGACAAGATCCGGGGGTAGCAGAGCGGATACGAGCATTCGGGGAATACATCGTGCAGCTTGTCGCCGACAAACGTCAGCATCCTGCAGATGACTTAATTAGTCAGTTGGTTGCTATCGAAGAGGAGGGAGATCGACTCGACGAAGCAGAACTAATCTCGATGATCTCGCTATTGATCTTTGCCGGTCATGAGACAACCTCGAATCTGATCGCTACAGGCACTTTGATGTTGCTGGATCATCCTGAGCAACTGGAAATGGCAAAAGCCGACCACAGTCTCGTTCCTGCAGCTGTGGAAGAACTACTGCGCTTCAATGGGCCTGCCACAATCGCGGGACCACGTTTTGCCACTGAAGATATCGAGCTAGCAGGGCAGCAAATCAAAAAGGGAGATATGGTTATTCCCGTATTAAAATCAACGAATCGGGATGAGCTCCAGTTTACGGACCCAGAGGGGCTGGATATTACGCGCACAATCAAACGTCATCTCGCCTTTGGACATGGCATTCATATGTGTTTGGGAGCGCCACTAGCCCGTGTGGAAGGTGACGTTGCGTTTTCCACCCTGTTGAGACGCATGCCCAACCTACGACTCAGCGTCCCTCGGGAGAACGTCAACTGGCACTTCATGCTGAGTTCACAGGGGTTAACATCCCTGCCAGTCGCTTTTTAG
- a CDS encoding alpha/beta hydrolase, with protein MAKITVGTENETPIELYYEDHGTGKPVVLIHGWPLSGRSWEYQVPALVEAGYRVITYDRRGFGNSSQPWNGYDYDTFATDLHLLLEHLDIQNVTLVGFSMGGGEVARYIGTYGTNRVEKAVFAGAVPPFLYKSAEHPEGAFDDAVIQGLENGVKNDRLAFLDEFTRGFFAAGERTDLVSEPFRLYNRDIAAGASPKGTLECISAFSKTDFREDLAKFNIPTLVLHSDSDAIVPFEYSGKLTHEAIPDSKVTLIKGGPHGFNATHAKEFNEALLTFLKG; from the coding sequence ATGGCAAAAATTACTGTAGGAACCGAAAATGAAACACCGATTGAATTATATTATGAGGATCACGGTACAGGGAAGCCGGTAGTATTAATTCACGGATGGCCATTAAGTGGCCGATCTTGGGAATATCAAGTTCCTGCTCTCGTTGAGGCTGGATACAGAGTCATAACTTATGACCGTCGAGGGTTCGGGAACTCTTCTCAGCCATGGAACGGTTATGATTATGACACATTCGCTACTGATTTACACCTGTTACTAGAGCATTTGGATATCCAAAATGTGACACTGGTCGGATTTTCAATGGGGGGTGGAGAAGTAGCCCGCTATATCGGAACTTACGGAACAAATAGAGTAGAGAAGGCTGTATTTGCAGGAGCTGTACCACCATTTCTTTACAAGTCAGCAGAACATCCTGAGGGAGCATTTGATGATGCAGTCATTCAAGGATTAGAAAATGGAGTAAAAAATGATCGCCTAGCATTTCTTGATGAGTTTACGAGAGGATTTTTTGCTGCTGGAGAACGAACTGACTTAGTCAGTGAACCATTCCGACTTTACAATAGGGATATTGCAGCAGGTGCATCGCCTAAAGGGACACTAGAATGTATTTCTGCTTTCAGCAAAACGGATTTCAGAGAGGATTTAGCCAAGTTTAATATACCTACCCTTGTTCTTCATAGTGATTCAGATGCAATTGTTCCATTTGAATATAGTGGGAAGCTGACACATGAAGCAATTCCTGATTCAAAGGTAACTTTAATAAAGGGTGGTCCACATGGGTTCAATGCAACACATGCCAAAGAATTTAATGAAGCACTGCTAACATTTTTAAAGGGCTGA
- a CDS encoding Ger(x)C family spore germination protein, whose amino-acid sequence MKQSQINIRPLFVSLSVLLFLSLTGCWSTREIEEQSLGIGLAFDKGKESIIEKKFNGQKEGYYSKKDLITSTYQFITPEVASSTTIQAGPQQKSYINFSETGDSVHQMVRELSLKIENPITSTHMKVIVISEDLAKSFKLGNLLDQVLRDNEIRPSCLVLISKGKASETLETKTAGEIPSFRLVGIVENAYRTTRILPPMPQIKVQSMLLSGSSFLLQKVLSVNGQVKFAGAAVINGKTHKMTGVLNEEELEGITWIKGKGKGGVVKSYDKETGQQIVYEIESMKSRIKPRVNGNNISFDVNIESEGRLSETWVVPGNAFNNEFLKKAEKSSEKEVKRLVRNVVEKMQKEYQVDVAGFGNRLRIENPKVWKKVKKDWDQTFSETPVNYNVKLTINNYGTSGSAKK is encoded by the coding sequence ATGAAACAATCACAAATCAATATACGGCCCCTCTTCGTTTCACTCTCCGTTCTCTTGTTCTTATCTCTTACAGGATGTTGGAGCACTCGTGAAATTGAAGAGCAAAGTTTAGGTATAGGTTTGGCATTCGATAAAGGCAAGGAGTCCATCATTGAGAAAAAGTTTAATGGACAAAAGGAAGGATATTATTCAAAAAAAGACCTGATTACATCAACCTATCAATTTATCACCCCAGAAGTTGCAAGTTCAACAACTATACAAGCCGGACCACAACAAAAATCTTATATTAATTTTTCGGAAACTGGAGATTCCGTCCATCAGATGGTTCGTGAACTCTCATTAAAAATTGAAAATCCCATAACAAGTACTCATATGAAAGTGATTGTCATAAGTGAAGATCTTGCAAAATCGTTTAAATTGGGAAATTTACTTGATCAAGTTCTTCGTGATAATGAAATTAGACCAAGCTGTCTTGTGCTCATTAGTAAAGGAAAAGCAAGTGAGACACTGGAAACAAAGACAGCAGGAGAGATTCCATCGTTTCGTCTGGTTGGCATTGTAGAAAATGCCTATCGAACAACGAGGATTTTGCCTCCTATGCCGCAAATTAAAGTACAGAGCATGCTCCTTTCAGGATCTAGTTTTCTGTTGCAAAAAGTATTATCAGTGAATGGGCAAGTCAAATTTGCCGGAGCCGCAGTAATCAACGGAAAGACCCACAAAATGACAGGTGTTTTGAATGAGGAAGAACTAGAAGGCATAACGTGGATAAAAGGCAAGGGAAAAGGCGGTGTAGTGAAAAGCTATGATAAAGAGACTGGTCAGCAGATTGTGTATGAGATAGAGTCCATGAAAAGCAGAATTAAACCTCGAGTTAATGGAAACAACATCTCTTTTGATGTAAACATTGAATCAGAGGGAAGACTATCTGAAACTTGGGTGGTTCCGGGAAATGCTTTTAATAATGAATTTCTAAAAAAAGCAGAAAAATCCTCTGAAAAAGAAGTAAAACGCTTGGTGAGAAATGTAGTAGAAAAAATGCAAAAAGAATACCAAGTGGACGTTGCTGGCTTCGGAAATCGATTGAGAATTGAGAACCCCAAAGTATGGAAGAAGGTCAAAAAGGATTGGGACCAAACATTCAGTGAAACCCCGGTCAACTACAATGTAAAATTAACGATTAACAATTATGGAACATCAGGGTCTGCAAAGAAGTGA
- a CDS encoding TetR-like C-terminal domain-containing protein, with product MEKKKLHTDPRILRTRQLIKDAFVELLEEMDVQKITVNRLAERATINRVTFYLHYRDIPDMLEKMADDMIEDISTIFCNTPTDQTSSEENSWKIVENLLEHIAEHSNFYKNLLASKKVPIFRERLTMFLRERIVTKIEENGRSSHILTEIVKEDILIWYETSALIGTIVSWLQNDMPYTPTFLAKQFSLLHQRRINVES from the coding sequence ATGGAAAAGAAAAAGCTTCACACAGACCCTCGCATACTCCGTACAAGACAATTAATTAAAGATGCATTTGTTGAATTACTTGAGGAAATGGATGTGCAAAAAATAACGGTTAATCGATTGGCAGAGAGAGCAACCATCAATCGTGTTACCTTTTATCTACATTATCGTGATATTCCAGATATGTTGGAAAAGATGGCAGACGATATGATTGAAGACATTTCAACGATTTTTTGTAATACACCAACGGACCAGACATCCTCTGAAGAGAATAGTTGGAAAATAGTCGAAAATTTACTTGAGCATATAGCTGAACATTCGAATTTTTATAAAAACCTTTTGGCTTCTAAGAAAGTCCCTATCTTTAGAGAACGTCTAACAATGTTTTTAAGGGAAAGGATAGTTACTAAGATAGAGGAAAACGGAAGGTCATCCCACATTCTAACTGAAATTGTAAAGGAAGACATTTTGATATGGTATGAAACTTCAGCTTTAATAGGCACAATCGTTTCGTGGCTTCAAAATGATATGCCATATACTCCGACTTTTCTAGCGAAACAATTCTCTTTGCTTCACCAAAGGAGGATAAATGTAGAAAGTTAA
- a CDS encoding IS110 family transposase gives MQFKWNEKINQVTENTLVVGMDIAKRVHYACFVDERGRVIEKAFAVHQSKEGFEHLYEKIRQTMKEAKKTEVIVGIEPTGHYWMNLANFLDHYGIPLVMVNPMHVKRSKELDDNLPTKNDKKDALVIARLLKDGRFSYPRLLKEVEAELRIGSTLRSKLTEDLASIKNRIIRWLDRYFPEFTQVFPAFGKMALATLEMTPLPQDIDGKSAEELVFLYRKVKGMRAPQLPKAKLLIEAATNSIGLTEGTQMARHEIATLLRQYRLLENEIESVNSQLSEMAQTTMEYELLASVPGLGDATIVDLLSEVGSFSLYENPRQLIKLAGLTLRENSSGQHKGQKHISKRGRKRLRYILFKVIVPLIRHNEGFKQLHEYYTTRQQNPLRGKQSMVVLCGKLLKVLHGICKKKVHFNEQNMMKDLYCLSEAA, from the coding sequence ATGCAGTTTAAATGGAATGAAAAAATTAATCAAGTTACTGAAAATACACTCGTTGTTGGTATGGATATTGCCAAGCGTGTTCATTACGCTTGTTTTGTTGATGAACGAGGGCGCGTGATAGAAAAAGCCTTCGCAGTACATCAATCAAAAGAGGGCTTTGAACACCTGTATGAAAAGATTCGTCAAACGATGAAGGAAGCTAAGAAAACAGAAGTAATTGTTGGAATTGAGCCAACAGGCCACTACTGGATGAACTTAGCTAATTTCTTAGATCATTACGGCATACCACTAGTCATGGTGAATCCAATGCATGTCAAACGATCGAAGGAACTGGACGATAATTTACCGACAAAGAACGATAAAAAAGATGCATTAGTCATCGCTCGTTTATTGAAAGATGGGCGTTTTAGCTATCCACGTTTATTAAAAGAAGTAGAAGCAGAACTTCGTATCGGATCTACTCTTCGTTCAAAGTTAACGGAAGATTTAGCGAGTATTAAAAACCGGATCATTCGTTGGCTTGATCGTTATTTTCCCGAGTTTACTCAAGTCTTTCCGGCTTTCGGAAAGATGGCTCTAGCTACATTGGAAATGACTCCGTTGCCACAGGATATCGATGGAAAAAGTGCTGAGGAGCTTGTCTTTCTTTACCGTAAGGTAAAGGGAATGAGAGCCCCACAGCTACCAAAAGCAAAGCTACTCATTGAAGCAGCGACGAACTCAATTGGACTGACAGAAGGGACACAGATGGCCCGACATGAAATTGCCACGCTCCTGCGTCAGTATCGCTTACTAGAAAACGAAATTGAATCTGTGAATAGTCAATTATCCGAAATGGCCCAAACAACTATGGAATATGAGCTGCTGGCTTCAGTTCCTGGATTAGGAGATGCAACCATTGTTGATTTGCTTTCAGAAGTTGGAAGTTTTTCACTTTATGAAAATCCACGCCAATTGATTAAACTAGCGGGATTAACATTACGTGAAAACTCATCTGGTCAACATAAGGGACAAAAACATATCTCCAAACGAGGAAGAAAGCGACTTAGATATATTCTTTTCAAAGTAATAGTACCACTCATTCGTCACAACGAGGGGTTTAAACAGCTTCATGAATATTACACAACACGCCAACAAAATCCCTTACGCGGAAAGCAATCGATGGTGGTACTCTGTGGTAAATTGTTGAAAGTATTGCATGGTATTTGTAAAAAGAAAGTCCATTTTAATGAGCAGAATATGATGAAGGATCTCTACTGCCTCTCAGAGGCAGCGTAA
- a CDS encoding VTT domain-containing protein, which yields MILGKKHELWTHLLMGAFVAMCIFVFLPSLLTIYKVIFIVILISILSINLVLIIMKKENYLKLTRLALVYLSIFLIIVCLIFYTTKFLVLTDGICIGSVLGGTPLLSKLLFLLICFLQPIILPLPEALTVPAGSAVFGSFTATYLSFFGTISGIAVMFLIARIGGQKLALRLVKEKHLQSYQKYMQKNETAILLLLFVIPILPDEIICLGSGISGVSFSRFILIASLSKLMTASSLSYSVELAKALSLTGQELISAVSLAAGGLFILYLGVKWLLNKRNEE from the coding sequence GTGATTCTTGGAAAGAAACATGAGCTGTGGACGCATTTATTGATGGGCGCTTTTGTAGCCATGTGCATTTTTGTGTTTTTGCCATCGCTGCTGACAATATATAAAGTTATATTTATAGTCATTTTAATAAGCATTCTGTCTATTAATCTTGTTTTGATAATCATGAAAAAAGAAAACTATTTAAAACTTACACGCCTCGCACTAGTGTACTTGAGCATTTTTTTGATTATTGTTTGTCTGATTTTTTATACAACAAAGTTTTTGGTTCTGACAGACGGGATCTGTATTGGGAGCGTTTTAGGAGGAACCCCCCTCTTAAGTAAACTCCTTTTCCTCCTTATTTGTTTCCTTCAGCCAATCATATTGCCCTTGCCTGAAGCTTTAACGGTTCCTGCAGGCAGTGCAGTTTTTGGCTCATTCACCGCAACTTATCTAAGTTTTTTCGGAACTATTTCCGGAATAGCAGTCATGTTCCTTATAGCTAGGATTGGTGGGCAAAAGCTTGCATTAAGATTAGTAAAAGAAAAACACTTGCAAAGCTACCAGAAATATATGCAAAAAAATGAAACGGCTATCCTTTTACTTCTGTTCGTTATCCCGATTCTCCCAGATGAAATCATTTGCCTCGGATCGGGGATAAGCGGAGTATCTTTCAGCAGATTTATCCTGATCGCTTCACTATCAAAACTAATGACAGCCTCGTCCCTATCATATTCAGTCGAATTGGCAAAAGCCCTCTCCTTGACAGGACAGGAATTAATCTCGGCTGTATCACTTGCTGCTGGAGGATTATTTATTTTATATTTAGGGGTAAAATGGCTTTTAAACAAAAGAAATGAAGAATAG
- a CDS encoding MFS transporter, whose amino-acid sequence MTSWKNPILLISGIGVSYLGNWIYLIALNISILNLTGSATAVAVLYIIRPIAVLITNTWSGSVIDRVNKRRLMISIDIIRGVLIFVIPFISSLWTIYTVLLLINIVGSFFGPSSSVYITKLVPPVNRKRFNSIMSLASSGAFLLGPAISGIIIMYAGTELCIVINAITFIICAFFIYLLPDVDEDLDNIREPVRWKTLINDWKAVREFTKDAKFFVSVYLLFQCAMLIGFALDSQEVTFIKQHLELSDSDYGLIVSITGIGALGGATVAAVVSKKLQLRLFIGGGMLLTSIGYVLFYASFNFITATLSFVFLGFFMAFANAGYATFFQNKVPVAIMGRFGSIADMVQGIIQIGLTLLLGLTIEWVSLQVVCIIFSIVGTILATVLFITIFIPSKAEYFEENKKIITG is encoded by the coding sequence ATGACCAGTTGGAAAAATCCTATTCTTTTAATATCAGGAATAGGGGTTTCATATTTAGGGAATTGGATTTACTTAATTGCACTTAATATTTCGATATTAAACTTAACTGGCTCTGCAACAGCAGTTGCGGTGCTCTATATTATAAGGCCTATTGCCGTATTAATCACTAATACGTGGTCTGGGAGTGTCATTGACCGTGTTAATAAACGAAGATTAATGATTTCAATTGATATTATAAGAGGTGTCTTAATATTTGTGATTCCTTTCATATCATCATTATGGACTATATATACAGTACTTTTATTGATTAATATTGTCGGTTCATTCTTTGGTCCAAGTTCATCCGTTTACATAACAAAGCTGGTTCCTCCTGTAAATCGAAAAAGATTTAATTCGATTATGAGTTTGGCCAGCTCCGGTGCATTTTTATTAGGCCCAGCTATTTCAGGGATAATTATTATGTATGCAGGGACAGAATTATGCATAGTAATTAATGCGATTACTTTTATAATTTGTGCATTTTTTATCTATCTTCTTCCTGACGTTGATGAAGATTTAGATAATATAAGAGAACCAGTTCGGTGGAAAACTCTCATAAACGACTGGAAAGCAGTTAGGGAATTTACAAAGGATGCAAAGTTCTTTGTATCAGTTTACTTATTGTTTCAATGTGCAATGCTAATTGGCTTTGCACTAGATTCACAAGAGGTTACTTTTATTAAACAGCACTTGGAGTTGTCTGATAGTGATTATGGCTTAATTGTAAGTATTACTGGTATTGGGGCGTTGGGAGGAGCTACTGTCGCTGCCGTTGTATCTAAGAAGTTGCAACTAAGGTTATTTATAGGTGGTGGAATGTTACTGACATCAATAGGATATGTTTTGTTTTATGCATCTTTTAACTTTATAACCGCAACATTGTCATTTGTATTTTTAGGCTTCTTTATGGCATTTGCGAATGCAGGATATGCTACCTTTTTTCAAAATAAAGTACCAGTAGCAATTATGGGAAGGTTCGGTAGTATTGCAGATATGGTTCAAGGTATAATTCAAATTGGATTGACACTGCTTTTAGGGTTAACAATAGAATGGGTTTCATTACAAGTTGTTTGTATTATTTTTTCTATTGTCGGAACAATTCTTGCAACCGTACTTTTCATTACAATATTTATTCCTTCAAAGGCTGAATATTTTGAAGAAAATAAAAAAATAATTACTGGCTAA
- a CDS encoding DUF6584 family protein produces the protein MDDEGGVLIEKIPVKTLKKIEEDIKNNDLGKARDRIHGLIITFPDELELRKKLGDIYFALKYPSMAGRYWYLEKNKTPEMVDACIQFEKSMGNDPIRIARVLKFKGDSDIIKGLQDQAISPIQNKVKEKLTEEPDETLEDKLFTIGCITILILIIFFTLIGIYTLFSWIF, from the coding sequence ATAGATGATGAAGGAGGAGTACTCATAGAAAAAATACCTGTTAAAACTTTAAAGAAGATAGAAGAGGACATTAAAAATAATGATTTAGGAAAAGCAAGAGATAGAATACACGGGTTAATTATCACCTTTCCAGATGAATTAGAACTCCGTAAAAAGTTAGGCGATATTTATTTTGCATTAAAATATCCCTCGATGGCCGGTCGATATTGGTATCTAGAAAAGAATAAGACACCTGAAATGGTAGATGCGTGCATTCAGTTCGAAAAGTCCATGGGTAACGATCCTATTAGAATTGCCAGAGTTCTAAAGTTTAAAGGAGATAGTGATATTATAAAAGGACTGCAAGATCAGGCAATTTCTCCTATACAAAATAAAGTTAAAGAAAAATTGACTGAAGAACCTGATGAGACATTGGAGGATAAGTTATTTACTATTGGGTGTATCACGATATTAATATTAATCATTTTCTTTACATTAATCGGAATTTACACACTCTTTAGCTGGATTTTTTGA
- a CDS encoding DHA2 family efflux MFS transporter permease subunit, with protein sequence MFVLIIGAFLATFNQTIMSVAIPELMNDFNIKASTAQWLTTGYMLVNGVLIPITAFLIQRFSTRQLFQTSMIIFLAGTIVSAVASNFPVLLTGRLIQAAGAGIIMPLLMNVVLSLFPPEKRGSAMGYVGLAIIFAPAIGPTLTGYVLETFPWQAMFYGMIPFTIIVIICGFIYLKNVSEPVHSKVDFISVALSTIGFGALMYGFSEAGNAGWSSTEVVVSLVIGILALVLFTWRQLISKNPLLNLRAFKYNMFTLTTLISIGVTMMMYADMMLLPLYLQNARGFTALESGILMLPGALLMGLLSPVVGKLFDRFGAKWLTIIGIAIIIISTVGFIDLTDSTSYTFLIVMSTVRRIGMAMFLMPVQTAGLNQLPSSLYAHGTAISNTIRQVAGAIGTALLVTVMTNSTSNHLQDLATGGARGETQQHMVMEASIQGINDAYFVILIIGIFSLLLSFFIKRVKNASEGRQHKIKEATKNLRGKSTI encoded by the coding sequence ATGTTTGTGTTGATAATAGGTGCTTTCCTGGCCACGTTTAATCAAACAATCATGAGCGTTGCCATTCCGGAATTAATGAATGATTTTAATATTAAAGCTTCAACAGCTCAGTGGCTTACAACAGGTTATATGTTAGTGAATGGCGTTTTAATTCCTATTACAGCCTTTTTAATCCAGAGATTTTCCACTCGTCAATTGTTCCAAACTTCGATGATTATTTTTCTAGCCGGAACGATTGTTTCTGCAGTCGCATCCAATTTCCCTGTACTTCTGACTGGGCGGCTGATTCAAGCAGCCGGTGCTGGCATTATTATGCCTTTACTCATGAATGTTGTGTTATCCCTTTTCCCGCCAGAGAAGAGAGGGTCTGCTATGGGTTACGTCGGGTTAGCGATTATTTTTGCGCCTGCAATTGGACCAACACTTACCGGCTATGTTCTTGAGACATTTCCTTGGCAAGCCATGTTTTATGGCATGATTCCATTTACAATTATTGTTATCATCTGCGGTTTTATTTATCTGAAAAATGTTTCAGAACCTGTTCATTCCAAGGTAGACTTTATTAGTGTAGCCCTTTCAACCATCGGATTTGGTGCATTAATGTACGGCTTCAGCGAAGCAGGCAATGCTGGTTGGTCAAGTACAGAGGTAGTTGTTTCTCTAGTAATAGGAATCCTGGCCCTTGTCCTGTTTACTTGGAGGCAGCTGATCTCCAAAAATCCGCTACTGAATCTCCGAGCATTTAAATACAATATGTTCACCTTGACTACCCTTATAAGTATAGGTGTTACCATGATGATGTATGCAGATATGATGCTGCTTCCTCTGTACCTTCAAAATGCCCGCGGTTTTACTGCATTGGAGTCAGGTATACTGATGCTTCCAGGGGCACTCCTAATGGGGTTACTAAGTCCTGTAGTTGGAAAGCTCTTCGACCGATTTGGAGCCAAATGGCTTACTATTATTGGTATAGCAATTATTATCATCTCAACCGTTGGCTTTATAGATTTGACGGACTCGACCAGCTACACGTTTCTCATTGTGATGTCTACAGTTCGTCGTATTGGGATGGCTATGTTCCTTATGCCTGTACAGACTGCAGGTTTAAATCAATTACCATCCAGTCTTTATGCACATGGTACTGCTATTTCCAACACTATCAGACAAGTAGCTGGCGCAATAGGTACTGCACTACTTGTGACAGTAATGACAAACAGTACAAGTAATCATCTTCAGGACTTAGCCACTGGAGGAGCCCGGGGTGAAACACAACAACATATGGTTATGGAAGCTTCTATCCAGGGGATAAATGACGCATATTTTGTTATTCTTATCATCGGAATTTTTAGTTTATTGCTTTCCTTCTTTATCAAACGTGTTAAGAACGCTTCCGAAGGAAGGCAACACAAGATTAAAGAAGCCACTAAGAATTTAAGAGGCAAATCCACAATATAA